A stretch of the Sphingobacterium thalpophilum genome encodes the following:
- a CDS encoding RagB/SusD family nutrient uptake outer membrane protein, giving the protein MKNIKRYCFGLLSLMLLWQSCTKDLNQYPTVETTSESVYTSLEGYRSVLAKLYASFAVAGNGRGDADPDMAGSTASWGYLRVYFNLQEVPTDEVVYTWAGGDNMTDIQYMTWGASDTWVNAMYYRIYYTVALCNEFLRNATAEKIATFGPAEQAQIAAFAAEARFLRALAYSHAMDLYGHVPFVTEKDPVKAFFPPRISRSDLFAFIEQELTQIAELLPEARQNEYGRVSRAAAWALLAKNYLNAQVYTGTARYGDCVNYARKIIDAGYTLHADYKQLFNADNDKRSSEIIFPIQADVDHTTTWGATTYLVNGPIVGSMKSSDYGVVSGWNSFRTLREFVALFDGTDSRGDFWTDGQSLDVEDPSVSSQGYGVVKFTNLKDDGSYKTDEGLVSTDFPMIRLADVYLMYAEAVLRGGGGSVQEAITLVNGIRRRAYGNDSGAITQAQLTLDFILAERGRELFWECTRRTDLIRFGRFTGNAYTWQWKGGVMDGRSVDAKFNLYPIPTTDMSANPNLIQNPGY; this is encoded by the coding sequence ATGAAAAATATAAAGAGATATTGTTTCGGACTGCTGAGCCTGATGTTGCTGTGGCAGTCCTGCACAAAAGACCTGAATCAGTATCCTACGGTGGAGACGACTTCCGAATCGGTGTATACCTCGCTGGAAGGCTATCGGTCGGTGCTGGCCAAACTATATGCGTCTTTTGCGGTCGCCGGCAATGGCAGGGGGGATGCTGATCCCGATATGGCGGGCAGCACCGCTTCCTGGGGATACCTCAGGGTGTATTTTAATCTACAGGAAGTACCTACTGACGAAGTGGTTTACACCTGGGCGGGTGGTGACAACATGACTGACATACAGTACATGACCTGGGGTGCGTCAGATACTTGGGTCAATGCGATGTATTACCGTATTTATTACACAGTGGCCCTGTGCAACGAATTTTTGCGCAATGCCACAGCAGAAAAAATAGCGACATTTGGTCCGGCCGAACAGGCGCAGATCGCAGCTTTTGCGGCCGAAGCCCGTTTTCTGCGTGCACTAGCCTACAGCCATGCCATGGACCTGTATGGTCATGTACCTTTTGTGACGGAAAAAGATCCGGTAAAGGCATTTTTTCCACCGCGCATAAGCCGCAGCGATCTTTTTGCTTTTATCGAACAGGAACTGACCCAGATCGCGGAGCTGCTGCCCGAAGCCCGGCAGAATGAATATGGCCGGGTAAGCCGTGCTGCAGCCTGGGCCCTGCTGGCCAAAAACTACCTGAATGCACAGGTGTATACAGGCACGGCCCGTTATGGGGACTGTGTCAACTATGCACGAAAAATTATCGATGCAGGATATACCCTGCATGCAGATTATAAGCAGCTGTTTAATGCGGACAACGATAAACGCAGCAGTGAAATTATATTTCCCATCCAGGCGGATGTGGATCATACAACGACATGGGGCGCTACAACTTACCTTGTCAACGGACCTATTGTGGGCAGCATGAAATCCTCGGATTACGGGGTGGTATCAGGCTGGAATAGCTTTCGGACGCTGCGTGAATTTGTAGCGCTATTTGATGGGACCGACAGCAGGGGTGATTTCTGGACAGATGGGCAGTCGCTGGATGTGGAAGATCCCTCAGTATCGAGCCAGGGTTATGGCGTGGTCAAATTTACCAACCTGAAGGATGACGGCAGTTATAAAACCGACGAAGGTCTGGTCAGTACGGACTTTCCGATGATCCGTCTGGCGGATGTCTATCTGATGTATGCTGAGGCTGTATTGCGGGGCGGTGGCGGCTCGGTACAGGAAGCCATAACGCTGGTCAACGGTATCCGTAGACGTGCTTATGGGAATGATTCGGGGGCCATCACGCAGGCTCAGCTGACACTTGACTTTATTCTCGCTGAGCGCGGACGGGAGCTGTTCTGGGAATGTACCCGCCGTACTGACCTGATCCGGTTTGGACGTTTTACTGGAAATGCCTATACGTGGCAATGGAAGGGCGGGGTCATGGACGGCCGCAGTGTGGATGCCAAATTTAACCTGTATCCGATCCCGACAACGGACATGAGCGCCAACCCGAATCTGATACAGAACCCCGGATATTGA
- a CDS encoding SusC/RagA family TonB-linked outer membrane protein: MKGLAFKTSVLGLSLLSCLGTAHLQAAPGGDSRWIGLVQQQDVRGVVRNEQGQGIAGVTVLVAGTTIGTSTAADGSYRIAMPKGKTQLQFSIVGYSSQTLTVTGSTLDVTMAQAGTVLDELVVVGYGSTTKKDLTGAVNTVSSKDFNGGLVGSPEQLINGKTAGVQVMANSGSPSSGSTIRIRGGASLSASNDPLIVLDGVPLETGGISGNSGNFLSLINPNDIESMTVLKDASSTAIYGSRASNGVLLITTKKGKGDALRLSFSSIVSLQQALGVADMMSREEFAGLINSKGTASQKALLGNASTDWLSEVFQDAIGTDNNLSLQGKIGTALPFRASVGYYNQQGTLRTDRTDRMTGALVLSPTFFDKHLSVNLNVKGARNNNRFANTDAIWSAVAFNPTQPIYSGKDVYGGYYESLDNAGLPATGANLNPLGLLNQEKHRSTVNRAVGNLDLDYKLHVLPELKAHLTLGYDYAKGDGYNHIPASAASNFSIGGAYDSYEQTLKNKLFTGYLNYNKLFADIKSTFDLTVGHDYQFWSARRPPIVYYNDAGDVRSTAIASDERHTLISWYGRLNYNYDSRYLLTATVRRDGTSRFSPENRWGTFPSVALAWRLSQEPFMQSIAFLDDLKLRASYGVTGQQEGIGNYGYLPVYNQGTAYAQYRFGEQYHLVYRPMVYNRDLRWETTKAFNYGVDFALWKNRVSGAVEYYSRKTHDLLANVPVAAGTNFDQNATINVGNVESRGFEFQLNTVPIQKDNLRWEVNFNATNQHMKVTNIALVQDATAVGSYVGPNVSGRGIQILTTGYQPYMFYVYKQLYNEAGKPLEGVYADLNGDGAIDEKDLYRYQSPAPKWIFGFNTQLTYKKWTAATTLRANLGNYVFNNTKMNLSAWETLQYVDPAINNLHRDYFHTGFQSRQYYSDYYVENASFLRMENLTLNYSFGKVGRISSLRVGAVAQNVFIISNYSGVDPEVPNGFDSSFYPRSRTFSLSVNMDF; encoded by the coding sequence ATGAAGGGTTTGGCATTTAAAACAAGTGTATTGGGCTTGTCATTGCTATCCTGCCTGGGGACTGCTCATCTGCAGGCAGCACCGGGTGGGGATAGCCGGTGGATAGGGCTGGTGCAGCAACAGGATGTCCGCGGTGTGGTACGCAACGAACAGGGGCAGGGCATCGCAGGTGTCACCGTGCTGGTGGCCGGCACAACCATCGGAACATCCACGGCTGCCGACGGATCATACCGTATCGCAATGCCCAAAGGTAAAACACAGCTCCAGTTTTCGATCGTCGGTTACAGCAGTCAGACATTGACTGTCACAGGCTCCACATTGGATGTCACCATGGCGCAGGCGGGAACGGTGCTGGACGAACTGGTGGTCGTAGGCTATGGTAGCACCACGAAAAAAGACCTGACTGGCGCTGTCAATACGGTGAGCAGCAAGGATTTTAATGGTGGACTGGTGGGCTCCCCCGAACAGCTGATCAATGGAAAAACTGCTGGTGTACAAGTGATGGCCAACAGTGGATCGCCCTCATCGGGCAGCACGATCCGCATCCGTGGGGGGGCTTCGCTAAGTGCCAGCAATGACCCTTTGATCGTCCTCGATGGGGTGCCGTTGGAAACAGGCGGAATCAGTGGCAACAGCGGCAATTTTCTGAGCCTGATCAACCCCAACGATATTGAAAGCATGACCGTGCTCAAAGACGCCTCATCGACGGCCATCTATGGGTCCCGGGCATCCAACGGGGTCTTGCTGATCACCACAAAGAAAGGGAAAGGCGATGCACTACGGCTTTCGTTCTCATCGATCGTATCGCTGCAGCAGGCCCTGGGTGTAGCCGATATGATGTCACGGGAAGAATTCGCCGGACTGATCAATAGTAAGGGGACTGCTTCGCAGAAGGCGCTGCTGGGCAACGCTTCCACGGACTGGCTGTCTGAGGTTTTTCAGGATGCCATAGGTACCGACAACAACCTGAGCCTGCAGGGCAAGATCGGCACCGCTTTGCCCTTTCGCGCTTCGGTGGGCTATTATAACCAGCAGGGGACGTTGCGTACCGACAGAACGGATCGCATGACCGGTGCCCTGGTACTTAGCCCTACGTTTTTCGATAAACACCTGAGCGTTAACTTGAATGTCAAAGGAGCTCGTAACAACAATCGTTTTGCCAACACGGATGCCATCTGGTCGGCAGTGGCATTCAATCCGACGCAGCCCATCTATTCGGGCAAAGATGTCTATGGTGGATACTACGAGAGTCTGGACAACGCCGGCCTGCCGGCAACGGGCGCCAACCTCAATCCCCTGGGCCTGCTAAACCAGGAAAAGCACCGCAGCACGGTCAACCGTGCAGTCGGAAACCTTGACCTTGACTACAAATTACATGTGCTCCCCGAACTGAAAGCGCACCTCACCCTGGGCTACGACTATGCCAAGGGGGACGGATACAATCATATTCCGGCAAGTGCCGCGAGCAACTTTTCGATCGGTGGTGCCTATGACAGCTATGAGCAGACACTCAAAAACAAACTGTTTACTGGCTACCTGAACTACAATAAGCTGTTTGCCGATATCAAGAGCACCTTTGACCTGACGGTGGGCCATGATTATCAGTTCTGGAGCGCCCGTCGTCCGCCCATTGTGTACTACAACGATGCTGGAGATGTGCGCTCCACGGCCATTGCATCGGACGAGCGGCATACACTGATCTCCTGGTACGGGCGCCTCAATTACAACTACGACAGCCGTTACCTGCTGACAGCCACCGTCCGTAGGGATGGCACCTCTCGCTTTAGCCCGGAAAACCGCTGGGGCACATTTCCTTCGGTAGCCCTGGCATGGCGGCTTTCGCAGGAGCCGTTTATGCAGAGCATCGCTTTTCTGGATGATCTGAAACTCCGCGCCAGTTATGGTGTCACGGGGCAGCAGGAGGGGATCGGCAACTACGGATATCTGCCTGTGTATAATCAGGGAACGGCCTATGCACAATACCGTTTTGGAGAACAGTACCATCTGGTGTACCGCCCCATGGTGTACAACCGGGACCTGCGCTGGGAGACGACCAAAGCCTTTAACTACGGTGTGGATTTCGCTTTATGGAAAAATAGGGTATCTGGTGCTGTTGAGTACTACAGCAGAAAGACCCATGACCTGCTGGCCAATGTGCCGGTGGCGGCGGGAACCAACTTTGATCAGAACGCGACCATCAATGTGGGGAATGTGGAAAGCCGTGGTTTTGAATTTCAGCTGAATACCGTGCCCATCCAGAAGGACAACCTGCGCTGGGAAGTGAATTTCAATGCCACCAACCAACATATGAAAGTCACCAATATTGCGCTGGTGCAGGACGCTACTGCTGTCGGCAGCTATGTGGGACCGAATGTCAGCGGTAGGGGTATCCAGATCCTGACTACGGGCTATCAGCCTTATATGTTTTATGTCTACAAGCAGCTGTACAACGAAGCAGGCAAACCGCTGGAAGGCGTGTATGCGGACCTGAACGGCGACGGTGCTATCGATGAAAAAGATCTCTACCGCTACCAGTCGCCGGCACCCAAATGGATTTTTGGCTTCAATACACAGCTGACCTACAAAAAATGGACGGCAGCGACCACATTGCGCGCCAACCTCGGCAATTACGTATTCAATAATACAAAAATGAACCTGAGTGCCTGGGAAACGCTCCAATATGTGGATCCGGCGATCAACAACCTGCACCGCGACTACTTTCATACCGGTTTTCAGAGCCGGCAGTATTATTCGGATTACTATGTTGAAAATGCGTCATTCCTGCGCATGGAGAATCTGACGCTGAATTACAGCTTTGGCAAGGTCGGCAGGATTTCCAGCCTCCGGGTGGGTGCCGTGGCCCAGAATGTCTTTATCATCAGCAACTACAGCGGAGTGGATCCAGAGGTGCCAAACGGCTTTGACAGCTCGTTTTATCCCCGCTCAAGAACCTTCTCCCTAAGCGTCAATATGGATTTTTAA